Proteins encoded in a region of the Isosphaeraceae bacterium EP7 genome:
- the kdsA gene encoding 3-deoxy-8-phosphooctulonate synthase — protein MSQNPPNPVAVGPVSIGRGLPLALIAGPCVMEPGDMTRRIAGQLVEITGRLGIPLIFKASFDKANRTSKSSFRGPGMDEGLKLFDRIKAETGLPVTTDVHECHQAGPISRVVDLLQIPAFLARQTDLLEAAAATGRPVNVKKGQFMAPWDMAHVVNKLTEAGAVGTILTERGTTFGYGRLVNDMRAIPQMQETGAPVVFDATHSVQLPSAGKGVSSGEREMVPFVSRAAVAAGCDALFLEVHPKPEEALSDGPNALRLDDLEPLLRLCLRLRAALADLP, from the coding sequence ATGTCCCAGAATCCCCCAAATCCGGTGGCCGTCGGGCCGGTCTCGATCGGTCGTGGCCTTCCCCTCGCCTTGATCGCCGGCCCCTGCGTGATGGAGCCCGGCGATATGACCCGGCGGATCGCGGGCCAGCTCGTCGAGATCACGGGCAGGCTGGGCATCCCGCTCATCTTCAAGGCGTCGTTCGACAAGGCCAACCGCACCTCCAAGTCGAGCTTCCGCGGCCCCGGGATGGACGAGGGCCTGAAGCTGTTCGATCGGATCAAGGCCGAGACCGGCCTGCCTGTGACGACCGACGTGCACGAGTGCCACCAGGCGGGGCCGATTTCCAGGGTCGTCGACCTGCTCCAGATCCCGGCCTTCCTGGCTCGCCAGACCGACCTGCTTGAGGCGGCCGCGGCGACCGGCCGGCCCGTGAACGTCAAGAAGGGGCAGTTCATGGCCCCCTGGGACATGGCCCACGTCGTCAACAAGCTGACCGAGGCGGGGGCCGTCGGCACGATCTTGACGGAGCGCGGGACCACCTTCGGCTATGGCCGGCTGGTCAACGACATGCGGGCGATCCCTCAGATGCAGGAGACCGGGGCGCCGGTGGTCTTCGACGCCACGCACTCGGTGCAGCTCCCTTCGGCCGGGAAGGGGGTCTCCTCGGGCGAGCGGGAGATGGTCCCGTTCGTGTCGCGTGCGGCGGTTGCGGCCGGCTGCGACGCCCTGTTCCTGGAAGTGCACCCGAAGCCCGAGGAGGCGCTCTCCGACGGCCCGAACGCGCTCCGGCTGGACGATCTGGAGCCCTTGCTCCGGCTCTGCCTGCGACTGCGTGCCGCCCTGGCCGATCTGCCTTGA
- a CDS encoding diacylglycerol kinase family protein: protein MHQSQGQGSHRSEFEAGGGEPRPGEWVGIAANAKSGRGGGRGGVGRLVAELGAYGLGARVVWTPEDRAELVRQAAQDPACRCLVAAGGDGTVGALVNEEPSVPITVLPRGTENLFARYFKLGRDPAHLAATIARGSRRRIDLGCARERRFTLMAGIGLDADVVTRHHLARVGRAGVMRPTSRTAYVEPVLRASLSYRFPTLKVRVEDLGREEDLEGSTAFLFNLPSYALGLPFAPTARADDGLLDLLVFRRAGALQALRYLWMVVCGIHLDSDDVEHRRVGRVSLAADEPVPMQLDGDPCGHVSRVSDGNPLRIEALPGVIDVLVPSAFGLSPGEAAFAGHSSHPA, encoded by the coding sequence ATGCACCAAAGTCAGGGGCAGGGCTCGCATCGGTCCGAGTTCGAGGCCGGCGGCGGTGAGCCCAGGCCTGGGGAATGGGTCGGCATCGCGGCCAACGCGAAGTCGGGCCGGGGTGGCGGTCGCGGAGGGGTCGGCAGGCTGGTCGCAGAGCTGGGCGCCTACGGGCTGGGCGCACGTGTGGTCTGGACCCCAGAGGATCGCGCCGAGCTGGTGCGGCAAGCGGCCCAGGATCCGGCCTGCCGTTGCCTGGTCGCCGCGGGCGGGGACGGGACCGTCGGCGCCCTGGTCAACGAAGAGCCGAGCGTGCCGATCACCGTTCTGCCTCGCGGCACCGAGAACCTGTTCGCCCGCTACTTCAAGCTGGGACGGGACCCCGCGCACCTGGCCGCGACGATCGCGCGAGGTTCCCGCAGGCGGATCGACCTGGGGTGCGCCCGCGAGCGCCGGTTCACCCTGATGGCGGGGATCGGGCTCGATGCCGATGTGGTGACACGACACCACCTGGCCCGGGTCGGCCGCGCCGGAGTGATGCGCCCGACCAGCCGGACGGCCTACGTCGAGCCGGTGCTGCGGGCCTCGCTCAGCTACAGATTCCCCACATTGAAGGTGCGGGTGGAAGACCTCGGGCGCGAGGAAGATCTGGAAGGGTCGACGGCGTTCCTGTTCAATCTTCCGAGCTACGCGCTGGGGCTCCCGTTCGCACCGACGGCGCGGGCCGACGACGGATTGCTCGACTTGCTCGTCTTCCGCCGGGCGGGGGCCTTGCAGGCGTTGCGCTACCTCTGGATGGTCGTCTGCGGCATCCACCTGGACAGCGACGACGTGGAGCACAGGCGGGTCGGCCGGGTGAGCCTGGCGGCCGACGAGCCGGTGCCGATGCAGCTCGACGGCGATCCCTGCGGGCACGTCTCACGCGTCTCCGACGGTAACCCGCTGCGAATCGAGGCTCTGCCGGGCGTCATTGACGTGCTGGTCCCCTCGGCGTTCGGGCTGAGCCCGGGCGAGGCGGCCTTCGCCGGCCACTCGTCGCACCCCGCCTGA
- a CDS encoding isocitrate/isopropylmalate family dehydrogenase, producing MLPSYSVTELMGDGIGAELSDAVHTLADSLPIRLEFHRVDLTLENRRARGKAIYDEAVASVIASKVALKYPTITAEESPNAILRRRLDLSVIHRPVATIPGVPSNFKRTLDLDIVRIATGGTYDDPGRMIGDDGAVSLRIVERKPTREAARYAFNLARRTGKRVTSSSKYTIQKATDGLFEEVAREVARQFPEVPHNAELFDALLAKIIMTPEKFQIVLVPNEYGDFLSDMAGGLIGSLGIGASANLAFDSAGVVRVAMFDAAHGTAPDIAGKNLANPTAIFLALSMLLSQLGETTLGTTLNDVLLALMGEGVRTKDLGGSESTSSFTAAVSAELTRRLARGPAQA from the coding sequence ATGCTCCCCTCGTATTCCGTGACCGAGCTGATGGGCGACGGCATCGGCGCGGAACTTTCCGACGCCGTGCATACCCTGGCCGACTCCCTCCCGATCCGCCTCGAGTTCCACCGCGTCGACCTGACGCTCGAGAACCGAAGGGCTCGCGGCAAAGCGATTTACGACGAAGCGGTGGCGTCGGTTATTGCCAGCAAGGTCGCGTTGAAGTATCCCACCATCACCGCGGAAGAGAGCCCCAACGCCATCCTCAGGCGTCGGCTCGACCTGTCGGTGATCCACCGGCCGGTGGCCACCATCCCGGGAGTCCCCAGCAACTTCAAGCGGACCCTGGACCTGGACATCGTCCGGATCGCCACGGGCGGGACCTACGACGACCCCGGCCGGATGATCGGCGACGACGGCGCCGTCAGCCTGCGGATCGTCGAGCGCAAGCCGACCCGCGAGGCCGCGCGTTACGCCTTCAACCTGGCCCGGCGCACCGGCAAGCGCGTCACCAGTTCGTCGAAGTACACCATCCAGAAGGCCACCGACGGCCTGTTCGAAGAAGTGGCCCGCGAGGTCGCCCGCCAATTCCCCGAGGTCCCGCACAACGCGGAGCTGTTCGACGCCCTGCTGGCCAAAATCATCATGACGCCCGAGAAGTTCCAGATCGTCCTCGTTCCCAACGAGTACGGCGACTTCCTCTCCGACATGGCCGGTGGCCTGATCGGCAGCCTCGGCATCGGCGCCAGCGCCAACCTCGCTTTCGACTCCGCCGGCGTCGTCCGCGTGGCCATGTTCGACGCCGCCCACGGCACCGCGCCCGACATCGCCGGCAAGAACCTGGCCAATCCCACGGCCATCTTCCTCGCCCTCTCGATGCTCCTCTCCCAGCTCGGCGAGACCACCCTGGGCACCACCCTGAACGACGTCCTGCTCGCCCTGATGGGCGAGGGCGTCCGCACCAAGGACCTCGGCGGCTCCGAGTCGACCAGCTCGTTCACCGCCGCCGTCTCGGCCGAATTGACCAGGCGCCTCGCCCGTGGCCCCGCGCAGGCCTGA
- a CDS encoding glycosyltransferase family 4 protein: MRILMVTSFPIPGDYDGTAMLPIKIVRALTERGVPVVLAHLKARPPFGPTVRTEFEGIPSFTLHPSRWGKGLRAIRREFQFDLVHAQHYGGATRAYFPCRRGNWPMVYEIHSLLGDEVERDRLGRGPGFRLTQMIERLACRHAAAIIALGEPVRDVVIREKKVPADRVSVIYPGIDLAEYDRPGEPAAIPGIGPEHQVVMYIGSIVHPNQGVPILVDALPAVFRARPNARCVLVGGPPEVGEAYKAKLGEFGDRLIILTGQTPEQVVALSRRADVLVHPRLACRENFSVQSKIAVYLAAGRPIVATDFGDYTTILGKTGAGRLTPVSPDGLAEGIIDVLSHPALAASLAAAAGPVARDLFGMDRNIDRYLQVYETALARGPA; encoded by the coding sequence ATGCGCATCCTGATGGTGACCTCCTTCCCGATTCCAGGCGACTACGACGGCACCGCCATGCTGCCGATCAAGATCGTCAGGGCCCTCACGGAACGGGGCGTCCCGGTCGTCCTGGCCCACCTGAAGGCCCGGCCCCCGTTCGGACCCACCGTCCGCACCGAGTTCGAGGGGATCCCCTCCTTCACCCTGCACCCATCCCGGTGGGGCAAGGGCTTGCGCGCGATCCGCCGCGAGTTCCAGTTCGATCTGGTCCACGCCCAGCACTACGGCGGCGCCACCCGCGCCTATTTCCCCTGCCGACGCGGGAATTGGCCGATGGTCTACGAGATCCACTCGCTGCTGGGCGACGAGGTCGAGCGTGACCGGCTTGGCCGGGGGCCCGGGTTCCGGCTGACCCAGATGATCGAGCGCCTGGCCTGCCGCCACGCCGCCGCCATCATCGCGCTCGGCGAGCCGGTGCGTGACGTGGTGATCCGTGAGAAGAAGGTGCCCGCCGACCGCGTCTCGGTGATCTACCCAGGCATCGACCTGGCCGAGTACGACCGCCCGGGCGAGCCCGCCGCCATCCCCGGCATCGGGCCCGAGCACCAGGTGGTCATGTACATCGGCAGCATCGTCCACCCCAACCAGGGGGTCCCCATCCTGGTCGACGCCCTGCCCGCCGTCTTCCGGGCCAGGCCCAACGCCCGTTGCGTCCTCGTCGGCGGCCCCCCCGAGGTCGGTGAGGCCTACAAGGCCAAGCTCGGCGAGTTCGGCGATCGACTCATCATCCTGACGGGCCAAACCCCCGAGCAGGTCGTGGCCCTCAGCCGCAGGGCGGACGTGCTGGTGCACCCGCGCCTGGCCTGCCGCGAGAACTTCTCGGTCCAGAGCAAGATCGCCGTCTACCTCGCCGCAGGCCGTCCCATCGTGGCCACCGACTTCGGCGACTACACGACGATCCTGGGCAAGACCGGCGCCGGCCGCCTGACCCCCGTCTCGCCCGATGGGCTGGCCGAAGGCATCATCGACGTCCTGTCCCACCCCGCCCTGGCCGCGAGCCTTGCCGCCGCCGCCGGCCCCGTCGCCCGCGACCTCTTCGGCATGGACCGCAACATCGACCGCTACCTGCAAGTCTACGAGACCGCGCTCGCCCGTGGCCCCGCCTGA
- a CDS encoding transposase, translating into MIEDAYQIGEAMGLSVWCTDQAWPFQAVPQPGQSWRPEGRPARRPHDYFRNGTAKVLTLFQPADGRARVKGVTACPNAVLHAWLKRELTAVLAEMPPAPAPATQAAADPSIGDAWRRWLEGLTIATPPSPDLPPLRMLLVLDNLAGHKTPELVCWLFAQGIMALYTPLGGSWLNMAESLRRILKRRALEGQEPGTPAQIIGWFEAVAEHWNRSPTPFVWGGKRAARRQCRREGRHRLGGSGACAATTIKRPG; encoded by the coding sequence TTGATCGAGGACGCCTATCAGATCGGCGAGGCGATGGGCCTGTCGGTCTGGTGCACCGACCAGGCCTGGCCATTCCAGGCGGTGCCCCAGCCCGGCCAGTCGTGGCGGCCTGAAGGTCGGCCGGCACGCCGGCCGCACGACTATTTCCGCAACGGGACCGCAAAGGTCTTGACGCTGTTCCAACCGGCCGACGGCCGGGCGCGTGTCAAGGGCGTGACGGCGTGCCCCAACGCGGTGCTGCACGCCTGGCTGAAGCGAGAACTGACGGCGGTGCTCGCTGAGATGCCACCGGCGCCCGCCCCGGCGACCCAGGCGGCGGCCGATCCGTCGATCGGGGACGCCTGGCGACGCTGGCTGGAGGGGCTCACGATCGCGACGCCCCCGTCGCCGGACTTGCCGCCGCTGCGGATGCTGCTGGTTCTGGACAACCTGGCCGGCCACAAGACGCCGGAGCTGGTTTGCTGGCTGTTCGCCCAAGGGATCATGGCGCTGTACACGCCGCTGGGCGGGTCGTGGCTGAACATGGCCGAGAGCCTGCGGCGGATCCTCAAGCGGAGGGCGCTGGAGGGCCAGGAGCCGGGCACGCCGGCCCAGATCATCGGCTGGTTCGAGGCGGTCGCCGAGCACTGGAATCGGTCCCCGACGCCGTTCGTCTGGGGCGGGAAGAGGGCCGCCCGCCGGCAGTGTCGGAGGGAGGGTCGTCACCGCCTGGGCGGATCGGGGGCCTGCGCCGCCACGACGATCAAACGACCCGGGTAG
- a CDS encoding transposase, translating to MTLSRVVRQTLVGVIGLPLLARLYVRKADVPKLPELAKILFRTKFRQAAEMLTAMASGLPKSDHRPRVVVDGAYANREFLKPAFMAGFDVVARLRKDAALTDRPPVLAPGTKRGRGRPPIYGKDVVSLAKRAGQKRGWAELKSTTASGREVTECFKTFLATWRPAGGVIRVVILKARTTRGGPS from the coding sequence GTGACCCTCAGCCGAGTCGTGCGTCAGACCCTCGTCGGCGTCATCGGCCTGCCGCTGCTGGCCCGGTTGTACGTCCGTAAAGCCGATGTCCCCAAGCTCCCCGAGCTGGCCAAGATCCTCTTCCGCACCAAGTTTCGGCAGGCCGCCGAGATGCTCACGGCCATGGCCTCGGGGCTGCCCAAGTCCGATCACCGACCCCGGGTTGTCGTCGATGGCGCCTATGCCAACCGGGAGTTCCTCAAGCCGGCCTTCATGGCCGGCTTCGACGTCGTGGCCCGACTCCGCAAGGACGCCGCCCTCACGGACCGACCACCCGTCCTGGCGCCGGGGACCAAGCGGGGCCGTGGCCGCCCGCCGATCTACGGCAAGGATGTCGTGAGCCTGGCCAAACGAGCCGGCCAGAAGCGAGGCTGGGCCGAGCTGAAGAGCACCACCGCCTCGGGCCGAGAGGTGACCGAGTGTTTCAAGACGTTCCTGGCGACGTGGCGACCGGCCGGCGGGGTGATCCGGGTGGTGATCCTCAAGGCGAGGACGACTCGTGGCGGGCCTTCCTGA
- a CDS encoding trypsin-like peptidase domain-containing protein gives MLKGIQFGEVKNTIARVFTPSQFDMFLFEQLEFKRSHHVADGPFLEVVGAVLEVFDNEGRDPQLFAAVAAARPLREDVQEIYRKYAQSLLNEAQRAAVDSDKLAVLESYGLSPAVEVQRAGRSQLPAEVPATFEGFQKIIRKSLPMLEPRLWFAQYLRNEQRVCQIEVQRKPVGTGFLVNEDVVLTNYHVLKDAIEARSLGADVCCRFDFRIMNNGAEAAGNLVPLKGDFDAWHIDSSPPLPDATEDAGEPLATLDQLDHALVRLDRPIGSEPMAARGPLRGWIEMPVAPTGLERGGAVMILQHPNGRPVKLAFDTDAILSVNPEGTRVRYMTNTDYGSSGSPCFNLQWGLVALHHFGDPFSKPTRYNQGIPAEAIRKRLARDRKEEVLGGEPPID, from the coding sequence ATGCTGAAGGGTATCCAGTTCGGCGAGGTGAAGAACACCATCGCGCGGGTCTTCACGCCGAGCCAATTCGACATGTTCCTCTTCGAACAACTTGAATTCAAGCGTTCCCACCATGTCGCCGACGGGCCGTTCCTCGAGGTGGTCGGTGCTGTACTCGAGGTTTTCGACAACGAGGGCCGCGATCCGCAACTGTTCGCCGCGGTAGCCGCGGCGCGGCCACTGCGGGAAGACGTCCAGGAGATCTACCGAAAGTATGCCCAATCCCTACTGAATGAAGCGCAGCGGGCCGCCGTTGATTCGGACAAACTCGCCGTGCTAGAGTCTTACGGCCTGTCGCCGGCCGTAGAGGTCCAGCGAGCGGGACGCTCACAGTTACCGGCGGAAGTACCGGCGACCTTCGAAGGGTTCCAGAAGATTATCCGGAAGTCGTTGCCGATGCTGGAGCCACGGCTCTGGTTCGCGCAGTACCTCCGGAACGAGCAGAGGGTGTGCCAGATCGAGGTCCAACGCAAGCCGGTCGGCACCGGATTTCTCGTCAACGAAGACGTCGTGCTAACGAATTATCACGTCCTCAAGGACGCGATCGAGGCGAGGTCGTTGGGCGCCGACGTGTGCTGCCGATTCGACTTCCGAATCATGAACAACGGCGCGGAGGCGGCTGGGAACCTGGTCCCGCTGAAGGGCGACTTCGACGCGTGGCACATCGACTCGAGCCCACCATTGCCCGATGCCACGGAGGACGCCGGCGAGCCACTAGCGACGCTCGACCAGCTCGACCATGCGCTCGTGCGGCTCGACCGGCCGATCGGCTCCGAGCCTATGGCCGCCCGGGGGCCCCTCCGTGGCTGGATCGAGATGCCAGTCGCCCCGACGGGATTAGAACGGGGGGGGGCCGTGATGATCCTCCAGCACCCCAATGGACGCCCAGTGAAGCTCGCCTTCGATACCGACGCGATCCTGTCGGTCAACCCGGAAGGCACACGTGTCCGATACATGACGAATACGGACTACGGCTCATCGGGCTCGCCTTGCTTCAACCTCCAATGGGGGCTAGTCGCCCTACACCATTTCGGTGATCCGTTCTCCAAGCCGACCCGGTACAACCAGGGGATCCCTGCCGAGGCAATCCGCAAGCGGCTTGCCCGCGACCGCAAGGAGGAAGTTCTTGGCGGTGAGCCACCTATCGACTGA
- a CDS encoding DNA/RNA non-specific endonuclease, whose product MLEKVSADGLDGLITKHETLTESFGGETPPEEANAVEGLRKIAQDRFDRVTTDELNGLEAIVLLKERPVVLVRRTVGTAVSKVDYDKLPDPWTHLNSGAPKKRVLGLLPSIGRIEVPNLPQYPFAGTGFVVGPDLVLTNKHVAKLFAEGLGNRGLIYRPGDAAISFRREIDTPEGTDEDYARVREVVMIHPYWDMAVLRMEGLPAAAKPLTLSVDAPEALTNREVVVIGYPAQDRRNDLDVQNRIFNRVFDVKRLQPGRLRERQKVQSFGNLVNALTHDSSTLGGNSGSAVIDLVTGQVVALHFAGEYLKANYAVPAYELARDSRVVACGLRFAGAVRATSDWAFAWDRLGGETAIREKEGDDDRTNLSTPGPNPSGPVPMAGGTVTWTIPIQVTIALGAPVPGEIASTTAATPEAQVEAMRMQVPVILDGLDEREGYRPDFLGLGEDVTIPLPTLTQYGEAAVARLDDGTWELKYHKFSVVMHKTRRLALFTAANSDWQPEHRLINGRKPSRKELTGLPDFVAEQWVIDPRIPGTNQLPDAFFSKDEGAFDKGHLVRRDDVCWGDTFEDIQMANGDTFHTTNCSPQVGAFNQSAKGQDNWGDLENLIQAETKAERAILFSGPVLAEDDQVFDGRDVHGRVRVLIPRSFWKIVVVAGEDGPEAFGFVMEQDLSAVPRPEEFAVPAKWKRFMRGIGAIEEMLGGLVKLTELKRYDRHDTEEGRRVAEAVSVR is encoded by the coding sequence ATGCTTGAGAAGGTCTCTGCCGACGGGCTAGACGGCCTGATCACGAAGCATGAGACGCTCACCGAGAGCTTCGGCGGAGAGACACCACCCGAGGAGGCGAACGCCGTCGAGGGCTTGCGCAAGATCGCGCAGGACCGATTCGACCGCGTCACGACGGACGAGTTGAATGGCCTGGAGGCGATCGTCCTGCTCAAAGAGCGGCCGGTCGTGCTGGTGCGTCGGACTGTTGGCACTGCCGTGTCTAAGGTCGACTACGATAAGTTGCCCGACCCATGGACGCACCTCAATAGCGGCGCCCCGAAGAAGCGAGTTCTCGGCCTCCTCCCCTCGATCGGTCGGATCGAGGTCCCGAACCTCCCGCAATACCCCTTCGCCGGCACCGGTTTCGTGGTCGGCCCCGACCTCGTGCTGACCAATAAGCACGTCGCCAAGCTGTTCGCGGAGGGATTGGGCAACCGAGGGCTGATCTATCGCCCGGGCGACGCCGCGATCAGCTTCCGCCGCGAGATCGACACCCCAGAGGGCACGGACGAGGACTACGCCCGGGTTCGCGAGGTCGTGATGATCCACCCATACTGGGACATGGCCGTGCTCCGGATGGAGGGCCTACCCGCCGCGGCGAAGCCGCTGACGCTGTCGGTCGACGCCCCGGAGGCGCTGACGAATCGTGAAGTCGTTGTGATCGGCTATCCGGCGCAAGACCGGAGGAACGACCTGGACGTTCAGAACCGGATCTTCAATCGGGTCTTCGACGTGAAGCGGCTCCAGCCTGGCCGGCTCCGCGAGCGTCAAAAGGTCCAGAGTTTCGGTAACCTGGTGAATGCCCTGACCCACGACAGTTCCACTCTCGGGGGGAACTCGGGCTCTGCCGTGATCGACCTGGTGACCGGCCAGGTGGTCGCGTTGCACTTCGCTGGGGAATATCTCAAGGCCAACTACGCCGTGCCGGCCTATGAGCTGGCACGAGACAGTCGAGTTGTGGCCTGTGGGCTGAGATTCGCCGGGGCGGTGCGGGCCACGAGCGACTGGGCTTTTGCCTGGGACCGCCTCGGCGGCGAGACGGCAATCAGGGAAAAGGAAGGGGACGATGACCGGACCAACCTATCGACCCCCGGGCCGAACCCGTCCGGACCCGTTCCAATGGCCGGGGGGACAGTGACCTGGACAATCCCGATCCAGGTGACCATCGCGCTCGGGGCGCCAGTGCCGGGGGAGATCGCGTCGACGACGGCCGCGACCCCAGAGGCCCAGGTCGAAGCGATGAGGATGCAGGTCCCCGTCATCCTCGATGGGCTCGACGAGCGCGAGGGCTACCGGCCCGATTTTCTCGGCCTCGGGGAAGACGTGACCATCCCTTTGCCCACGCTAACCCAGTACGGGGAGGCGGCCGTTGCCCGACTCGACGACGGCACCTGGGAGCTGAAGTATCACAAGTTTTCGGTCGTGATGCACAAGACGCGGCGGCTCGCCCTGTTCACCGCCGCCAACAGCGATTGGCAGCCCGAACACCGGCTGATCAACGGCCGCAAGCCGAGCCGCAAGGAATTGACCGGCCTCCCTGACTTCGTCGCCGAGCAGTGGGTGATTGACCCACGCATCCCCGGGACAAACCAGCTCCCCGACGCCTTCTTCTCGAAGGATGAAGGCGCCTTCGACAAGGGGCATCTTGTGCGCCGCGACGACGTTTGCTGGGGCGACACCTTCGAGGACATTCAGATGGCCAATGGTGACACCTTCCACACGACCAATTGCTCGCCACAGGTTGGTGCCTTCAACCAATCGGCCAAGGGGCAGGACAACTGGGGCGACCTGGAGAACCTGATCCAGGCCGAGACGAAGGCAGAGCGGGCGATTCTATTCTCCGGCCCGGTCCTCGCGGAGGACGACCAGGTGTTCGACGGCCGCGACGTCCACGGGCGGGTCCGCGTCCTAATCCCGCGTTCATTCTGGAAGATCGTCGTCGTCGCCGGCGAGGACGGCCCCGAGGCCTTTGGGTTCGTGATGGAGCAGGACCTCTCGGCCGTGCCCAGGCCCGAGGAGTTTGCGGTGCCGGCCAAGTGGAAGCGGTTCATGCGAGGGATCGGGGCTATCGAGGAAATGCTCGGCGGACTGGTGAAACTGACTGAGTTGAAGCGGTATGATCGTCACGACACCGAAGAGGGCCGTCGAGTCGCCGAGGCCGTTTCCGTGAGGTGA